The region GTTCAAGACATGGACTCTCTTTGCAGGACACGACATGCTTGCGGTCACGACATCCGCTCCTGATTTCACCGATGACATAGCCCTTGAGGTTGGAGTTCAAGCGGCTGACCAGACCCGCAGAAGGGTACCCTCGCTGGGACAAGTGGCCATTGTGGATGCACACAACTCCATCAGCGATGATGCCGTCTCGGTCATGTCCGGAGACCCTGAGGCGGCAATGTTTGCTGACAGCATATCTGAGGCTGCGGCGAGGACAGTGGATATGCCTCAGACATCAATCGAGGCAGGAGTGTGCCAGATCGTTCCTGAGGGTGTGACGAAGAAGGACGGTCTAGGACCGGGTGGCATAACCGCTCTTGTACTGAAACAGGCCAACAATACGACGGCCTTTGTGTCCGTGGATGGTAATAATGCAGAGCCCGGCTTCCGAGAAGAGATGGTCTCGATGCTGAGAAGGCAAGGGGTCGACTCAGCCGAACTGCTTACCACTGACACGCATGTTGTGAATGCAATCTCGCTGTCTAGCCGAGGGTATCCTCCGGTGGGCAAAGCAAAGAAACAGGAGGTCCTCCAAGCCATTGCTGAGGCGGTCGGGTGTGCACGCAGCAAGCTTGGTGAGGTGAGTCTGGGACTCGGCTTTGGAGCCGTACGAGGAATTCGTACATTTGGAGAGAAGGGGTTTGACACCCTGACCGGTGACATTGTGGAGGCGGCAGGCATTGCGAAACGAACAGGGCTTCGCACCGCTCTCATCTGCTACATACTGTCGCTGGTGACTATGCTGCTGTTCTGAGCCGGAGCATGTAAGCAGCCACTTCAAAAGCCACATTAGGACACCGCCGGTGCTAGAGATTGCACATGTGCGTGATGACGATGGCAAGCAAGAGAGTCTTGGTCTGCATCACTGGAGCCAGCGGTGCAATCTATGGCGTTCGACTAC is a window of Candidatus Thorarchaeota archaeon DNA encoding:
- a CDS encoding DUF2070 family protein; this translates as FKTWTLFAGHDMLAVTTSAPDFTDDIALEVGVQAADQTRRRVPSLGQVAIVDAHNSISDDAVSVMSGDPEAAMFADSISEAAARTVDMPQTSIEAGVCQIVPEGVTKKDGLGPGGITALVLKQANNTTAFVSVDGNNAEPGFREEMVSMLRRQGVDSAELLTTDTHVVNAISLSSRGYPPVGKAKKQEVLQAIAEAVGCARSKLGEVSLGLGFGAVRGIRTFGEKGFDTLTGDIVEAAGIAKRTGLRTALICYILSLVTMLLF